The genomic stretch ATGTTGACTGgaaacatgtcacctcagaacaGGAGGTAGAAGTAAATTTTCTAAACATCATTAATGACTGCTTGTTAGAGCAGCAAGTCCTGAAAGAGGCTTAAATcatcctctgtaccagatgactccagaggcaatcctggcaattacaagccagtaaacctaacttccataccaggcaaattggttgaaattatagtaaagaacagaattatcagacacacagatgaataCGATATGTTtgtgaagagtcaacatggcttttgtaaagagaaatcacacctcactaatctattagaattatttgtgggagtcaaacaaacatgtggacaagggtgatccagtgaatataaTGTACTTGacctttcagaaagcctttgacaaggtccctcaccaaaggctcctatGCAAACTAAgtagtcataggataagagggaaggtcctttcatggatcaataattggttaaaagataggaaacaaaggatagcaATAAATGATCCGATTTCACAGTTAAGAGAGGTAAAGAATagggtcctccaaggatctgtaccAGGACCAGCGCTGTTCAACATATtgataaataatctggaaaaggggtaaacagtgaggaaaagtctgcagacaatccaaaactactcaagatagttaagtccaaagctgactgtgaagagttacaaagggatctcagaaaactgcatgtctgggcaacaaaatgacagatgaaattcagtgttgataaatgtaaagtaatgcacattggaaaacataaacccacctatacatacaaaatgatagggtctaaattagctgttaccactcaagaaagatcttggagtcatcatgtgtagttctctgaaaacatccaatcaataagcagcgacagtcaaaaaagctaacagaattttaGGAATTAGTAGGAAAGgcatagataacaagacagaatatatcataatgccactatataaatccatggtatgcccacaccttgaatactacatgcagttctgTTCGCCCCAGCTCAAAAAGATCTactagaattgggaaaagtacagaaaagagcaacaaaaatgataagggtatggaatagcttccatatgagaagagattaaaaagattgggattgttcatcttggaaaagggaTGACTGATGGAGGATCTgaggggtctataaaatcattaatggtgtcgagaaagtgaataaggaagtgctattgaccccttcacataacacacgatctgtggtcacccaataaaattaacaggcagcaggttcaaaacacATATAAGGAAGTACTCCTTCAGACAACAGAATCAGCCTGTGTAACTTGTTGCCGGGGATACTGTGAAGGACagaagtataactgagttcaaaaaagaattagataacttCACAGAGGATAtttccatcaattgctattagccaagatggtcagggactcaatcccatgctctgggtgtccctaaacctctgactgccagacacTGGGACTGCAtgacacgggatggatcactcaatgaactatcctgttctgttcatacccTCTAAAGCATTTGGCACCAGCCAATGTGGGAAGACAGGATCTTGAACTAGATGGACCAAatgtctgatccagtatggctattcttaacTTTATGTTCTTAAGAATCTGTGTTATTCCATTAAGATCATTCATGATAAAAGTTAATTTTCTTAAAGGACTCAATTTAATTTTCACTTCAAGAAATTATCAGATTTTCTTAcaaattttcagaaaattcatCCTGTACTCAGTAAGTGCTGTAAACTTAGTGAGGATGCACTATTTTTCATACAAAAGAGGATTTATCCCTGCTTTAAGTGGAAAACTGAACTAACAATGGAGTCACAATCAGCATTTCCATAATTATGTTCTATATTTCTTAGGTATTTCTaatgttacactgttgtaaaagacaaaaataaaagtaaattattGGAAATCATTTGATGGCAGAATACAGATATGCCAATGAGAAAAGGGGTGGTCTGTACAGAatgaggggaggggggcatggtCAGGAGAACTGTCTCTTGTTCATTACTCTACCATCCTTTTTCCCCCCCCCTGTGAACTGAGGCAACTCACAGTCTCgaaaaaatggggataacaccagACAGGTATAATGAGTATACTGATGTTTGTAAACCATGTTCCCATCCTTGGAGAATGCCAGTTTCACCCCACAATCACCTTTTAGAAAAAGCAGTGTTGAGTCTATGGATCACCACATTAAATTCAGTAGCTTCATTTTCAGACATTCCTGATCAATTTCTACTTCTTACACAGATTTTCATTAAGCATTACTTAGATCCATGTGTATCTGATATCAAAGTAGCTTTTTTCTGGTGTAGCTTGACTGTtacagaaacaacaaaaaagtcaAGTTACCGGTTTGATGCGAAGCTGGTCACCCACCACTTCCAATATGGCATGTTTTCGGGATACTCTCTTGTCTGTAATCTGAAAAGAAGACAGACCGTTGAGATAAGAGCAAATTATGGCACTCATATCTTGAATCATTAcagcaaacaaaaatcaaatcaagATAAACCAATAGGCAGATTAAAAGGTTTCATTGAGTACAGTTCATGCAGGCTGTAGGTTTCTGACTCCTTGTAAGTAGTTCCACATAAcacaattagttttaaaaaaaagaattcgTAATTTGAACTAGATTAAAACGTTAAGATCAAGATTTTCAGAACTGGGTGCCTGAAGTTATACTGTTTTAAATCCAGAAATGAACTTTCTAGCCTcagtgtggagaaaagcttgagaatATGAGCCCTGCCAGCTCAAAAATCCAAAGGCAAGCAAAAAACCCCAGAATTTACCATTTGtcaaaatcttatgatttttcaAGGTCTGACAATGCTACTCAGAAGAGACAGTAATGTGTCTTGAAATGTTATAGAGTGCTGTGCTGGTCTCAAAGCTACTAGCACACAGAAAGCAGGAATTCATGTTTTCTATAAAGAAAGTTTCAGGGTAACTCCAGTAAATTTCACCACCATCACCACAGTAGACAAACAGTTAAACCTAGAAACACTGACACAAAAACTGAAATAGAGACAGTACCCTGAGGCTTACAAAACTCAGGAAAAAAGTTGTTAGCGCCTAAGAACTGGCATTACAAGAACATTTTGTGAGGAactcattgttttaaaaaattgatataTTAAAAAATTGAGATAATTTTTAATCCAATGTAATAGATGCTAATTCTCCTGTTTTTTCGTTTGGCGCTCTAATGAGATTTTGCCAGAGTCATTTGTTTTAATATCATTTATTACAGTGAGAGAGCTCTCTCTTCTGTATGTGCAGCAAAACTAATATTGATGGATTAACTAGAAACCTGCTGCTATTTGCAAGGAAAGTTTTTCCTGTTCATGCATTTCCTTTAAGTGTGACATTCAAGACAGCAAAAAGATCCAATTACATCTTTGTAGGAAACTGTAATTCATTTCTCTCAATGTTTATTAGGTTTAAAGATGTGTATTCAAACTGGCAGAAAACTGCTACCAGCCTTACAAGTGTATGTTGTGACCTCTAGTGAGGAACTATGTTACTTCACTTAACCAAATAAATTCATAAGAGAAAACACAGTCGTTATATATGAGATTATTATACAAGAAAATACATCTGAGAGATTACTGAAGGTAAAACCTGTTAAATTTGACCAGTATAAATTcaattgaaaaaaatcagactttttcCTCTCGTTGTAAGCACTTACTACAAACATTACATGCAAAATATTAAACAAGTGCTGCAAGAGCAAAGctagggaaagaaacaaagcttGCACAGGATAAGCATAAATGTGCTACTTCAGGAGAGGGTCCTAATGTATTATCTTGAGAAGGAAGATGAAACAGTTTAGAGCGCACTAAATCGGGACATAAACGGGGTGTCACAGATGGGAGAAAGGGAATGGGTATGAGTCCAGGAGAAATTCACACCCTTAatggcaaaagcagcataaatTAAGAGGTGGCACATTGTGTGAAATGTTCCAAGCCAGAGATGGAATACAGTAAGCATGTGTATGGTGTATATATAGCAGGGttatcattgaatcatagaatatcagggttggaagggacctcaggaggtcatctagtccaaccccttgctcaaagtaaGAAACAAGGTGCTGTGTGATTACTGAGAACATCCTATTAGGTCCAAGTCACTAGAAACCCCATGACAATAAGAATGTGTACTGCTGTTGGACAGGAACAACAAAATTTACTATCCTTGTGAGGAATCAGAGTCCAATTCAAAACAAGATAATTAACTAGCAAAATAATCCATCAAGCTGCTACTGTGGCAAAAACAAACCCTTGATACCACAGGATCCTAATTAATGGCTAATGGTCATAGACCCTTGTACACACAATAACCTCAAGGTGCTTGGAAGGTGTGCAGTAGCACATTAGTGTCCATGATTCTGCCAGACTGCCAAGCATTCTTCATGCCCATCTGAGGTATGTGAATAAGAACCAACAGACTCCATGAACAAAGATGGTAGCAGACTACATCACCATCAtaactgggtgtgtgtgtgtgctgatgtGGTCCCAGGGTACGTCGGCTATATGTCAGTGAGGAAGCCAAACACATGTGATCATGGGACCTGCATTGATATTTGGGATAGTCATTGTGGGTACTTCCATCTATTGGTAGTGGATATTATCTGAGCTGGGGTCTGCAACTTCCATGGTTTTCGCCTACAATGTTCATAGATCTAGCCTTTATAGAAATAAAAGAATTTACACTGAGTTAGAAGACATTGTTCCCATATCTCTGCTGCTCTTAGTTTTGCCAGGTGACAGAGAGAAATCAAAAGGACTCAGAGTGTCCTTTGCTATTAAGAACCTGTGGTCAATGAAACAGGTAACagtgacaaggtggatgagggaatatcttttatgggacaaacttctgttggtaagagaaaCTAGCTTTCAagtgacacagagctcttcatctgCAAACAACTGATAGATCAGTTACACTCTGCTGTTTGAGAAAGCTATGAACACTAGCAGATGTAAGCattagaataaaaaaaacaaaacagaggccTGGGGAGCGTAACAGAGATCCACCTCAATCTATAGATCCTTCCCAGCACCACTCTGATTGCTGAGAGTGAAGGCGGGGTAAAGCAACAGAGACACCCAAGCCAGCATGGctctgcagcaatcaggaggttCTGAGGGAGTAAGCTGGGAGaatattctttcttttttatcAGCCAGAGGCTGCTGGTATGGCTTTCAATTTTCCAACACCCACTAGGCAGAAACCAATACGAAAACCGGAGCATCTGAGCCGAGTCCACTGATAAGAATCCCAGCACCAGCCCTGCTACCAACAGTTGGGTGTGAGGGCTAGAATTCTCAGAGTGTTGCCTTTGGATCCTTCAAACTCCCCCACCACTGCTCATCTTTCCTACTGGTCTCTGGCTAGTAGGTGTCTTACATTTTTTCAGCCATACTCCAGTTCTACAAATGAGGTTTTGACATAATGGACATGATTTCATCTCTTTCCACAGAAGGACAATGTAGTTAATATGGGAAGAAGTGTTCCCACTACCAATGCCCTGCTCATATCTACTGACATTTCCAGAGCCAGAGAAAGTGATCCAAATAAATCTTTCACACATCCCCACATTAAATAGGGGAAGCATTGCTTGCAAAGATCTTATCTGCAGCCTCCCCCAAGTCAAGCCTTCCTCAGCTCTTCAGTAATCCAAAGATCATAGAGCAGTTAAGTCTAACATATTACAACAGCAGGTCTGGGAGCCTCATGAAGCAGTCCTCCTCCATTCTTTAGCTACCAGTTTAACCTTTGAAAATCAATTAAGCATGCAGATAAGCAACTAAAGCAGTTCTTATTAAAGCAAATGCTGACAAAGTAAAATATATTAGAAGTCAGCTGGGAGGTATTCTATGAATTAGTAAGGAATATATTCAAGCCATAAAAatttacaaaatgaaaaaatgcCTCAGTTAAACTAAAGTCAAATATAATTCAACAGCATAGATCAGTAACAGCCTAGTGGTCCAATTATGAAATACATCCCATGAAGAAACACTGCCCTGTGCACAACTCTTTGAACCAGCCAAGAACTCAGCTTAAAACTACATTATAGATGCTCTTAAAATACAAAAGTGAACCCAGGTGTACGAGAGAAACAACAAATGGCCATCTTTTCAATTGGAAAAATGTATCTGCCCTCTTCAGAGGAAGACCAGTCAaagggacaaatgcaaaataatggtTCAGTGCAAAAAACCCCAGGCAATAAAGGATATCTAAATGTGAAAAAGGCCCAATTTGAATGCAACCcgaagaatttattttaaaaggacttGTTCCCTCCCCTCACTACTCCTTTCCTACCACTACAAACAACAGCAGATGGCTTCTTTAACAGCATAAATGGGATATATCCATCCAGGTAGTTAATATGGTGCTTAGCCCTCTGGGCTGGGATTATGCAGACATGTGTACACCTCAGAGCTGGAAAAAAAGATGGAATGTTAAGTAATTTGGTATATTAGAATGTGTAGAACACAAAGTTTTATTTACTTTCCACTACTTGCACAGTTTCCTTTTTGCATTCCACATCTAGTATGATGAATCCACACTGATCAGTTTCACAACCTTTTCTAGTCAATCTCACTTTTCTCACCTTCATGCAAACTATTCTGAGTGTGGGCACTAGCATTACAGAAGAGTAAATTAAACACAGAAAACAGCTGATCAAATTCTCCCCCTAGTTAAATCCACTGGTTTGTATAGGGTGTAATTAAGGGCAAAAATGTATCCTACTGTTTTAAATGAGTTTAAAAATACTAACACCATTTGTATTAGATTATCTTGAATTCTCTCCCCCATATCTAAAACTACTTAACAAACTTGTATATAAATGTAAATGCAGCCACATGTGCCACCTAGAGAAAGGTACCATAGCAATTAGGCACTAAGTGCTGATATGGCTGAGTGAAGTGAGtacaagccctggtctacactgaacaTTGAGACTGACATAAGTACATCGCTTAGGGGTGTAAGAAAGGAACTCTTGAGCACCATAGTCAAGCCAACCTTAAGAATTCTAAGTTAAGAATTCTTCTGCTGGCCCAGCTACtgccactcagggatgtggaaaaaccCCTTTATAGATGTAGGACATGTCTACATTATGGTGCTAAAGCTGTACAGCTGTCACTGTAgcacccatagtgtagacatacctcgaACCTACCtgcaaaaaaagttttgttgaaagAGACACTGCCAATTTAAGTCACATCTTTCTGAAATGTTATTACCAACCTATTGTTACAAGTATACCTGAAGTTACTATTGagaaaattgacaggtttcagagtagcagccgtgttagtctgtattcgcaaaaaggagtacttgtggcaccttagagactaacaaatttatctgagcacaagctttcatgagctacagctcacttcatcagatgcattcagtggaaaatacagtggggagatttatatacatagagaacatgaaacaatgggtgttaccatacacactgtaaggagagtgatcatttaaggtgagctattaccggagGGGGgcacgaccttttgtagtgataatcaaggtgggccatttccagcagctgacaagaatgtctgaggaacagtggggggtgcagggggaataaacatggggaaatagttttactttgtgtaatgacccatccactcccagttcaaaaacagactccaaggagagattgctgaattggaattaatttgcaaactggatacaattaacttaggcttgaataaagactgggagtggatgggtcattacacaaagtaaaactatttccccattccccccccccgcacccccaactgttcctcagacgttcttgtcagctgctgaaAAGTGAACTCTTGCTTTCATGTCTCAGAGCAGAACTTAGTTTGTGTTAGCAGAAAGTTTGGGGGACTGATGCTATTCCCTCTCCACAGTTTGACCCCTAATTTCCTCTGATTTGGGAGAGAATCAGGAGATGTTTATGCAAACAGGAAAATGAGTCAGCATCACCAACCCATACGATTTATTAGTCTCAATGTTTAGAGtttctcttaaagccccagctcctagagtcaCGTTAAAGGAGAATCGTCGTTTTTGTTAACACAAGTTTCCTACCATTCCAGATTATGGAGAAATGCTTGAAAGGAGCTGGAGGGCTCTGCTTCCACCTTCCCCAGCCTCTAATCCACCCTGGTCCCACAGCCTGCTGGGGATATCGGTTGGCGGCCCCTCTGTGAAACCGTGAGCACAGGCGTGTACCTAGTgcagttcacccccatccccaacgcctgccccttttgtgctgTGAGGGAGAACCTGGTGCATGCTTATCTCaaatgcaccaggttgcagcccctatgtTCTGGcagcacttttccccacacctgtTTATATTTGCACACTCTGTCCATGGCCCCACCAAGTTGCAAGACTGCCTcattaacctcctcctggccctggccaagGTAGCCATCTAcaacaccaggaggaggatgatAGATGAGTGGGTGCTTTGCGACTGTGGGACCTATTTCCGCTCCTCCCTGATTTCACGCATCTGGGCAGAGGTCCGCTGGATCCCTAGACagctctgaggaacagtgggcacTGTCAGAGgtttctctgctcagtgtcctccTCTGAATCCCTAGTTTTGAACCTATGACCCTCGCTCCTGACCCTGTTATTCCTTAGTTGCTCCCCCCCACCTTCTCCATCTGGTTCCCAGGCCCAGTGGTCCCTCCGACAAGGCTGGGGGAAGGGCCGTTAGACATGGGCAGGCGTCCATCCGCCCACCTCCCCGGATTCCCCATAAGGCCTTCCCCCAGacggggctcagccctggggtCAGCGGGTGAAGTCTGAGAGCCTGGGCTATACTGGTGGGTCTGGTGACCAGCTGAGCCCATGGCCCCTTCCGGCCCCAGACTCTATGGCAAAGAGAAGGCGAATAAAAGCCTCCCGCTGTGTCAGATCTGCCCCAGGCCGGGGCTGCCGACGCCGGGGCCTGCACAGCGACGGGGCAGCTGACAGGGATAATGGCTCCCTGTCGGAGCGTCACCCAGCGGTGGGGGAGAGGCCTCTTCGCCCAGCGGGGTGCGCGGCGTCCGGGCCAGCCTGGGGCCCCGGGCAGGCCCGCGCCAGGCCTCCCCCCAGAGGCGgttcctgggctgggggctgcagcggCCGTACTGGGCAGCGGGGTCAGGGAGCCCCCCCTCCGCCCTGCGAGGAGCCAGACTTActcccagcagggggcctctTCCCAGCACTGTCTGGCCGGGCGGCAGCGCCACCGGGTAGCCCCCGTCCGCGGGCGCTAGCTCGAAGCCCGGCATGGGCGTCGCTGGGACGGGGGCTCTCCGCCTGCGGACAGGGAGCAGGCCCCgctgtccccttcggcccccttCCGTTTCCCTCTGTGCCGGGAGGCGGGGCCGGCGGCCGCTGTTTGTGTTTAAATCCCCGCACCGCCGCCCACCCCTGGGCCGGCCATCCCGGAAAGGGTAGTTTCCAACTGTCACCCTCCCCGCCCGGCCGCGCGTGAGCGTCGCCGCGGGGAAACTACAAATCCCGGCGTGCACCGCCCCCAACAGCCCCCTCCGCATGCGCATTGCCTCGGGAAGCCGGTGGGGTAAACAAACACGTTCGAATGGGGGAGACGTTTAAACCGTCAGCTGGGGgcagcagcgtggggccaggtaGGGGGGCGGCCTGCGGGGTTGGAGTTTCCTTCCACCTGCCTTCGCCGGCGGCGGCTGGGGGGGATGAGAGCTGGCTCCAGCCACGGCTTGGCCAGGCGAGCTCCCCGGCGGGGCTGGGCTCGGCAAAGGGCGCCTGATGGTTGAGCACAGGCCGGGCACCCGTCAGTCTCTGGCCTAACACCTGGGGCTCGGCTAGCCTAGCCTTCGCACAGGGCCCTGTACAACAATGGAGTGATTGCTGAGTGCTGGGCAAACGAGAGCACCAGTGACCCACCCGGCACTGCTTGAGGGCTGGGCCAGCCTGGGCACAAGGCACAGCCCACTGTTTAATATGTGAGACGCTTTAACATAACCTTCAAAATtagaaaaaaggaggacttgtggcaccttagagactaaccaatttatttgagcataagctttcgtgagctacagctcacttcatcggatgcattaactTGGTGAAAGTTAACTCCATGTATTATGTAATTGAGATCCGTGATAACGGCATGTAACCACCTACATGTCAGGCTGTTTAGTGACCACTGTACTTCCTCACCCCCAGGGTTACTCATGGTGGGTGTATTGAGGCCTTAAATTATGCAGAAAGCCTCAAAGAAGAACAAACAGGCAGTCGCTTCGTGTAAAGAACTGACCATCCTTCCACCAgccaagaaaaaagaagaaagtcGGGAGGACTTTGTGACGCTGCTGCCTCCAGAAGtcagttttaaaattttcagtgaattggATATTCAGAGCTTATGCAAAGCTGCAATGACATGCAAGAGCTGGAATTGTGCAATTGAGAACAGTGACTATTTGTGGAAACACCACTGTTTAACTGTAAGAGCTGTCTGTCAGCGAGAGATAGACTGTGATAGAGGAAATGGATATTCATGGAAGGTAAATTTAAGAACATGGACTGTCTAGCTTTGGGAAACTGGATAGCTTTTGGGATGAGCATTAAGATATTAGAGGTTCTCTTCTGATCAGCATTTCTGATCCATCCAAGGTCAAGAGCAACTCAAAGTTGTTACCATCTAATAGTTACAGCCAGTGAGGTctcagggcttgtttacactacaaaattaagttgacctaagtcgaagtacagccaccacagtaattaaaagAGGAAGTTCACGTCCCCACTTGCTCCTTCAGTCGGCAGGAGTGTTTCCACCAACTGAAGTGGGGCATTATAGGACACAGCTCTGGAGCCTACCAGCCCAAGCTGTCAGTGGGGTGCAGGGCTCACCTGGCACCCAGCTCTCCACACCAGGGCTTGGGGGCCCCAGCTGCAAGCCAGCTCCCACAGCTGACAGCTCAGGCTATCACCATCAGAGAGTAGAAGGACTCCAGCTGACAGCCCCCCCttggggctgacagccaacaggcCGTGTCAGTTGATCACTGTCTAACTGCATCAACATAAGCgctacacctctcatggaggtggagttatgtcagcGTAACAGGTGACTTACTTCGTCAGAAGCAGCATTCTAATGTAGACACTGAAATAATTAGATCATAATAAGCCACCTTgtatcaacctaactctgtagtgtagaccaggctgtaGTGAAATAGTATCACAAACACCATCACAACTGGCAGTCTGTGCAGAAATGCCAAAAAATAAGAGTATCATAGAGACAATGAACTACCTGATCCTTGAGAAGTGATCAGTCCAGCTCTGGAATGGAACACATTGAGAAAGGGACAAAGTTTTACATACATGATCCCCATAATTTTACTTCAGTGAAATACTGTTGGGAGAGAAGGGGTTCCTAGAATCGCTGATCTAGAGGTTTTTGCCCCTACATACCTCTTAAGCTAGATACAGCTAGGGGTCAAAGAACCAGCTGCTTTAGAACCCCCTTACCCAGCACTATTGCAGCTGCTACTCAAAACAGTGAGGAGGAGCTGAACATGTTGAGTGAAATCCTGTTGAGGAATAGAgaaagcataaactctggcaagctaacatataattaggaaggccaaaaaagaatttgaagaacagccagCGAAAGACTCAAAGTAACAACgaaaacatttttaagtacatcagaagcaggaagcctgctaaacaatcagtggggccagatttccaaacttgagccattctttttaggtgacaaatctgaggaatgtcccagactgaggtataagcttttgtgagtaaaaaaaccccacttcttctgAAGAAGtagttttttacccatgaaagcttatgcccaaataaatcccctagtctttaaggtgccaccggactccttgtttttgtggatacagactaacatggctacccccagactgaggtgtcattagagaggttttggaacaaattaataaattaaacagtaataagtctccaggaccagatggtattcacccagtAGTTCAGAAGGAACTAAAATATGAAGTTACAGAACTACTAaacttatcatttaaatcagcttctgtaccagatgactgcaggacagctaatgtgatgctaatttaaaaaaaaaaaaaaaggtcccagaggcaatcctggcaattatgggtcagtaagcctaacttcagtaccaggcaaattggctgaaactatagtaaagaaaagaattatcagacacatagatgaacatgatttgttgggggaagagtctaCAAAAAGTgttaagggaaatcatgcctcagcaatctgctagaattctttgagggggtcaacaagcatgtggacaagggtgatccagtggatatagcgtactgAGAtcttcagaaagtctttgacaaggttcctcaccaaaggctcttaagcaaagtaagctctCCTaagtagggtcctaccaaattcacggtccaatTTGGTCATTGGtgataggatttttaaaagtgtaaatttcatgatttcagctatttaaatctgaaatgtcatggtgttgtaattgtagggctcctgacccaaaaaggagttgtggggggttgCAAGTTTATTGTAGCGGGGGTTGCTGTACTGCTACCCATACTTCTGTActggtgctggcagcagcgctgccttcagagctagacagctggagagcagcagctgctggtcggaagctcagctctgaaggcagagccgctgccagcagcagcgcagaagtaaggatggcatggtatggtattgccatctttacttctgcgctgctgcctgcagagctgggc from Lepidochelys kempii isolate rLepKem1 chromosome 3, rLepKem1.hap2, whole genome shotgun sequence encodes the following:
- the FBXO48 gene encoding F-box only protein 48; the encoded protein is MQKASKKNKQAVASCKELTILPPAKKKEESREDFVTLLPPEVSFKIFSELDIQSLCKAAMTCKSWNCAIENSDYLWKHHCLTVRAVCQREIDCDRGNGYSWKVTLLRNYWKSKVKHEWLSGKYSNIHSRCGLPEKSMYPMDADTWGEILEAELER